Proteins from one Mauremys mutica isolate MM-2020 ecotype Southern chromosome 14, ASM2049712v1, whole genome shotgun sequence genomic window:
- the LOC123349179 gene encoding telomeric repeat-binding factor 2-interacting protein 1, protein MASERAGPARSRALFLQDDGSPMRFYVRPGPAKLQLAPLILAGGGRLCRVQEPGAVLLAQPGERGATGSFVSAEYVRRCVERHERLPLEPYRLAAEQAPGPAGAPAGRSAFTGPEDAAILLHVRERAQGSVTGTALWKEMERARLTPHTWQAMRDRYLRHLRGQEHKYLLGGPGPAPPRSLARSARQPADSGAESWRKKVADVPQGVVQDQLTKGGSLFQLANKEFEGSESENETPDLQKENPAKDEELKSPEKTVSSQKMELKELVTAQDSAINETQPQEEEKPIRSCPSPTEVADAVKTVQHFMEEFSMDLSTVTQAFLKNSGEVEATSYFLHNNQRLDGYPIWSRQDDLDLQKADENVRSKLIAKFGAQNVVKRVAFRKS, encoded by the exons ATGGCCTCGGAGCGCGCGGGCCCCGCTCGCTCGCGGGCGCTGTTCCTGCAGGACGACGGCAGCCCCATGCGCTTCTACGTGCGGCCCGGGCCCGCCAAGCTGCAGCTCGCGCCGCTGATCCTGGCGGGCGGCGGGCGCCTTTGCCGCGTGCAGGAGCCGGGCGCGGTGCTGCTGGCCCAGCCCGGCGAGCGGGGCGCCACGGGCTCCTTCGTCTCCGCCGAGTACGTGCGGCGCTGCGTGGAGCGGCACGAGCGGCTGCCGCTGGAGCCGTACCGGCTGGCGGCGGagcaggccccgggccccgccggCGCCCCGGCCGGCCGCTCCGCCTTCACGGGCCCCGAGGACGCGGCCATCCTGCTGCACGTGCGGGAGCGGGCGCAGGGCAGCGTCACCGGCACCGCGCTCTGGAAGGAGATGGAGCGGGCCCGCCTGACGCCGCACACCTGGCAGGCCATGCGGGACCGCTACCTGCGGCACCTGCGGGGCCAGGAGCACAAGTACCTGCTGGGCGGGCCCGGCCCCGCGCCGCCCCGCAGCCTCGCCAGGAGCGCCCGGCAGCCGGCGGATAGCGGAGCGG AGTCCTGGAGGAAGAAAGTAGCCGATGTACCCCAAGGAGTGGTTCAAGACCAATTAACAAAAGGGGGTAGCCTTTTCCAGCTGGCTAACAAAGAATTTGAAGGCAGTGAG TCAGAAAATGAGACACCTGACCTTCAGAAAGAAAATCCTGCAAAAGATGAAGAGCTGAAGTCCCCTGAAAAAACAGTCTCCAGTCAGAAAATGGAACTGAAAGAATTGGTAACTGCTCAGGACTCTGCTATAAATGAAACTCAGCCTCAAGAGGAGGAAAAGCCCATAAGGTcttgcccttcccccacagaggTGGCAGATGCAGTGAAGACAGTACAGCACTTCATGGAGGAATTCAGCATGGACCTCTCAACTGTTACACAAGCCTTTCTGAAAAACAGTGGTGAAGTGGAGGCCACTTCCTACTTCTTACATAACAATCAGCGCTTGGATGGATACCCTATATGGAGCAGACAGGATGATTTAGATTTGCAAAAAGCAGATGAAAATGTCAGAAGCAAATTAATAGCAAAATTTGGAGCTCAGAACGTGGTAAAGCGGGTTGCGTTCAGGAAGAGTTAG